In the genome of Pseudomonas sp. P5_109, one region contains:
- a CDS encoding YgdI/YgdR family lipoprotein codes for MDIKTLGLPLAIAAMLTLAGCSTPTVVTLQNGTQYLTKDMPKTKTKDGFFEFEDISGATVRVRADEVATIRTEDD; via the coding sequence ATGGACATCAAGACTTTGGGTTTGCCCCTGGCGATAGCGGCCATGCTGACGCTGGCCGGTTGCTCGACACCAACGGTTGTGACGCTGCAGAACGGCACCCAGTACCTGACAAAAGACATGCCGAAGACCAAAACCAAGGACGGGTTCTTCGAGTTCGAGGACATTTCCGGTGCGACCGTGAGAGTCAGGGCCGACGAAGTGGCGACGATTCGCACGGAAGATGACTGA
- a CDS encoding MliC family protein — protein MNMVTPLLVSILAASACVTASLCSAATKPSPTYKTSFDCSGNQAPVEKLICHDAQLAQMDLELNRLYLLVLTDDHAVPRPDKVEVDQRFWIAARNQCGSDPQAKACVIRSYAERAHQLRQGSAIARTKDPSRRTEGPLAYHCAGFSPLIAATFYTVEPGVVFLKWANTSVTLSQVPSSSGTQYTGKDYKGTYSFWQIGNDVFLQIPGSGQMTCAAEPVG, from the coding sequence ATGAACATGGTCACGCCACTTTTGGTCTCGATCCTTGCTGCCAGCGCGTGCGTGACAGCCAGTCTTTGCTCGGCCGCCACCAAGCCTTCACCCACCTACAAAACCAGCTTCGACTGCAGCGGCAACCAGGCGCCCGTCGAAAAGCTCATCTGCCACGACGCCCAACTGGCGCAGATGGACCTGGAACTCAATCGCCTTTATCTGCTGGTGCTCACCGATGACCATGCCGTGCCGCGCCCGGACAAGGTCGAGGTTGACCAGCGGTTCTGGATCGCCGCCCGCAATCAGTGTGGCAGCGACCCGCAAGCCAAGGCTTGCGTCATTCGCAGTTATGCCGAACGCGCGCATCAACTGCGCCAGGGCTCGGCCATTGCCAGGACCAAGGACCCCAGCCGACGCACCGAAGGCCCCCTTGCCTACCATTGCGCCGGCTTCAGCCCGCTGATTGCCGCCACGTTCTATACCGTCGAACCGGGCGTTGTGTTCCTGAAGTGGGCGAACACCTCCGTCACCCTGAGCCAGGTGCCGAGCAGTTCCGGAACCCAGTACACGGGCAAGGACTACAAAGGCACCTACAGCTTCTGGCAAATCGGCAATGACGTGTTCTTGCAGATACCCGGCTCAGGACAGATGACTTGCGCAGCCGAGCCGGTCGGCTGA
- a CDS encoding polyamine ABC transporter substrate-binding protein: MIRKTLTLAPLMLVASISQAAETVKIYNWSDYIAPDTTKNFQKETGIGFTYDVYDSNETLDGKLMTGKSGYDVVFPSNHFMARQIEGGALKKLDKSQLPNWKNLNPVLLKALQTNDPGNEHGFPYLWGSTGIGYNIAKVKAVLGDNAPVDSWDLIFKPENMQKLQKCGVAILDNGPELLPAALNYLGLPHHSKNPEDYKKAEALLLKVRPYVSYFHSSKYTSDLANGDICVAVGFSGDILQAENRAREANNGIDIGYAIPKEGAAIWFDMVAMPADAPDEKAGYAFMDYLLRPDVMAGVSNYVHYANGNEKADSLIDPAIKNDTKVYPSPEMMGKLFALEAMPLSIDRVRTRVWNKIRTGS, translated from the coding sequence ATGATCCGAAAGACCCTGACGCTGGCTCCGCTGATGCTGGTTGCATCCATCAGCCAGGCGGCCGAAACCGTCAAAATCTACAACTGGTCGGATTACATCGCGCCAGACACCACGAAAAACTTCCAGAAAGAAACCGGCATCGGCTTCACCTACGACGTCTACGACAGCAACGAGACCCTCGATGGCAAGCTGATGACCGGCAAATCGGGGTACGACGTGGTGTTCCCGTCCAACCACTTCATGGCCCGGCAGATTGAAGGCGGCGCCCTGAAGAAGCTCGACAAGAGTCAGTTGCCGAACTGGAAGAACCTCAATCCCGTGTTGCTCAAGGCCTTGCAGACCAACGACCCGGGCAACGAGCACGGCTTCCCGTACCTGTGGGGCAGTACCGGAATCGGCTACAACATTGCCAAGGTCAAGGCCGTGCTGGGCGACAACGCCCCCGTGGATTCCTGGGACCTGATCTTCAAGCCCGAGAACATGCAGAAGTTGCAGAAGTGTGGCGTGGCCATCCTCGACAACGGCCCCGAACTGCTGCCGGCGGCGTTGAACTACCTCGGTTTGCCCCATCACAGCAAGAACCCGGAAGACTACAAGAAGGCTGAAGCCTTGCTGCTGAAAGTGCGGCCGTATGTCAGCTACTTCCACTCGTCCAAGTACACCAGTGACCTGGCCAATGGCGATATCTGCGTGGCGGTCGGGTTCTCCGGCGACATCCTGCAGGCGGAAAACCGTGCCAGGGAAGCCAACAATGGCATCGACATCGGTTATGCGATTCCCAAGGAAGGCGCCGCGATCTGGTTCGACATGGTCGCCATGCCGGCCGATGCTCCGGATGAAAAGGCCGGCTACGCCTTCATGGACTACCTGCTGCGTCCGGACGTCATGGCCGGCGTCAGCAACTACGTGCATTACGCCAATGGCAACGAGAAGGCCGACAGCCTGATCGACCCTGCGATCAAGAACGACACCAAGGTTTACCCCAGTCCTGAAATGATGGGCAAACTGTTTGCGCTGGAGGCCATGCCACTGAGCATCGATCGGGTACGTACCCGGGTCTGGAACAAGATTCGCACCGGCAGCTGA